In a genomic window of Mesoplasma tabanidae:
- a CDS encoding HU family DNA-binding protein yields MKLIKSNKFKLWIILLLMILSTTLMIILKLLNNLYYGNGQWSETISNVLGSHIVNRWFENTNSFMLGPIGFYSMFQSNLYNGSTFLTPVFLDAFINWIYLFAILGLVILLILNLMFKIETAELEQTQLENEVKVQEKENSLLIIKEKVIRQDKLIKKTSYDKVSKKYLIVKLTEMYPDYKKKTINEIVNSLIENIENHLINGEEVVIENFGKLVKIDKPVKQAINPSNGETVEVPATTIIKFKPSRNLKLIMSDTKWTGIKYNKKTIETITIEEEQK; encoded by the coding sequence ATGAAATTAATTAAAAGTAATAAATTTAAATTATGAATCATTTTATTATTAATGATACTTTCAACAACTTTAATGATTATATTGAAATTGCTAAATAATCTTTATTATGGAAATGGACAATGAAGTGAAACTATTTCAAATGTTTTAGGTTCACATATTGTTAATAGATGATTTGAAAATACAAATAGTTTTATGCTAGGACCAATCGGTTTTTATTCAATGTTTCAGTCTAATTTATATAATGGCTCTACTTTTTTAACACCTGTATTTTTAGATGCATTTATTAATTGAATATACTTGTTTGCAATTTTAGGGTTAGTAATTTTATTAATTTTAAATTTAATGTTTAAAATTGAAACAGCTGAACTTGAACAAACTCAGCTTGAAAATGAAGTAAAAGTTCAAGAAAAAGAAAATTCATTATTAATCATAAAAGAAAAAGTTATTAGACAAGATAAATTAATTAAAAAAACTAGTTATGATAAAGTATCAAAAAAATATTTAATTGTTAAACTTACAGAAATGTATCCTGATTATAAAAAGAAAACTATTAATGAAATTGTTAATAGTTTAATTGAAAATATTGAGAATCATTTAATAAACGGAGAAGAAGTTGTTATTGAAAACTTTGGTAAATTAGTTAAGATTGATAAACCAGTAAAACAAGCAATTAATCCATCAAATGGAGAAACTGTAGAAGTACCAGCAACAACTATAATTAAATTTAAACCTTCACGTAATTTAAAACTGATCATGTCTGATACAAAATGAACAGGAATTAAATATAATAAAAAAACAATTGAAACAATAACAATTGAAGAAGAACAAAAATAA
- a CDS encoding ABC transporter permease subunit — protein MINKAIIKQHFKSNFILWLILIIMPAIFVNLIVPLTINQFEGVEELPPIANLLQLAVFTSIGFEIPLIFVIIASNKIMVGEVQTGRITYVVASPLKRTTIINTKIIFMGLSLFIGFILNLILTIPVISINANKIDITLGAYITSLAGMFLLLFMICGITFLASTYFNKAIWSYVVGAGLPILFFIVSMLSSSVDALDSLKYLTLNSLYNRTNVFEFENGKYILASADKWIGQYLAMLIIGAGLFVASSYVFKSKDLLL, from the coding sequence ATGATAAACAAGGCAATCATTAAGCAACATTTTAAATCAAATTTTATTCTTTGACTTATATTAATAATAATGCCTGCTATATTCGTTAATTTAATTGTGCCTTTAACAATTAACCAGTTTGAAGGTGTAGAAGAATTGCCTCCAATTGCAAACCTTTTACAATTAGCTGTTTTCACTTCAATAGGCTTTGAAATACCATTAATTTTTGTGATTATTGCTTCAAACAAAATCATGGTTGGAGAGGTTCAAACAGGGAGAATAACTTATGTTGTTGCTTCTCCATTGAAAAGAACAACAATTATTAATACCAAAATTATTTTTATGGGCTTAAGTCTATTTATTGGATTTATTTTAAACCTAATTTTGACAATACCAGTAATATCAATTAATGCTAATAAAATAGATATAACACTTGGAGCTTACATAACTTCATTAGCTGGTATGTTTTTACTGTTATTTATGATTTGTGGAATAACTTTTTTAGCTTCAACTTATTTTAATAAAGCTATATGATCATATGTTGTTGGAGCAGGTTTACCAATTTTGTTTTTTATTGTTTCAATGTTGTCTTCAAGCGTAGATGCATTAGATTCATTAAAATATTTAACTTTAAACAGTTTATATAACAGAACAAATGTTTTTGAATTTGAAAATGGTAAATATATTTTGGCTTCTGCAGATAAATGAATAGGTCAGTATTTAGCAATGCTTATTATAGGAGCAGGTCTATTTGTAGCTTCCTCATATGTATTTAAATCAAAAGATTTATTATTATAA
- a CDS encoding ABC transporter ATP-binding protein: MKELIKINNLTKEFKNGHGIYDINLSIREGEVFGYLGPNGAGKSTTIRHILGFMKPQKGKIIVDGINAWKDADKVNSILGYVPGEISMPEFMTGIEFIKYIFEIRKLKDWKYVEELIEFWEFDPKVKIKRMSKGMKQKVSLICAFMHKPKILILDEPTSGLDPLMQQKFISLIKEVKAEGRTVILSSHIFQEIEKTCDRVAIVKNGRIVSNIDMDEIKYNENKKFEIVFKNKTDLKLFTNEYKKIETIENKKVIIHLKQNQIKKLMQIISKFDTKIFKEIPFTLEEYFMDFYKFKKDGE, from the coding sequence ATGAAAGAATTAATTAAAATAAATAATTTAACAAAAGAATTTAAAAATGGTCATGGAATATATGACATTAATCTTTCTATAAGAGAAGGAGAAGTTTTTGGTTATTTAGGTCCAAACGGAGCTGGTAAATCAACAACTATTAGGCACATTCTTGGTTTTATGAAACCACAAAAAGGAAAAATTATAGTTGATGGAATTAATGCATGAAAAGATGCAGATAAAGTTAACTCTATCTTGGGTTATGTTCCTGGAGAAATTTCAATGCCAGAATTTATGACTGGAATAGAATTCATAAAATATATATTTGAAATTAGAAAACTAAAAGATTGAAAATATGTAGAAGAGCTAATTGAATTCTGAGAATTTGATCCAAAAGTCAAAATTAAAAGAATGTCAAAGGGAATGAAACAAAAAGTTAGTTTAATTTGTGCATTTATGCATAAACCAAAAATATTAATACTTGATGAACCAACATCAGGTTTAGATCCATTAATGCAGCAAAAATTCATTAGTTTAATTAAAGAGGTTAAGGCAGAAGGAAGAACTGTTATTTTGAGTTCTCATATTTTTCAAGAAATTGAAAAAACATGTGACAGAGTAGCGATTGTAAAAAATGGAAGAATTGTTTCAAATATTGATATGGATGAAATTAAATATAATGAAAATAAAAAATTTGAAATAGTTTTTAAAAATAAAACTGATTTAAAATTATTTACTAATGAATATAAAAAAATAGAAACGATTGAAAATAAAAAAGTAATTATTCATTTAAAACAAAATCAAATAAAAAAATTAATGCAAATAATTTCTAAGTTTGATACAAAAATATTCAAGGAAATACCTTTTACATTAGAAGAATACTTTATGGATTTCTATAAGTTTAAAAAGGATGGTGAATAG
- a CDS encoding ETX/MTX2 family pore-forming toxin — protein MKFLLSVLGSLNVFSISAGAITTPVNNNIAKISLSDQANFTNINDYLNSILLLYYYTEYHDFVEEDGYLKVCNVDSFSISDPKFLEDPIITNTPAKYSQKTLVHSENDNLKNDSDEQQTMQSASFSKTYIDSLAYSTTKTVGLELQAPIKFLNTKLNFTFSSNKTTTNTTQTKLTAPSQGIKVPAHSKMSVTYNIYEQNKIYNELISGKLDPDTMIQAKFTNDMSIWSGNYRTYSINDSIGKIMSCLYDNNLGPDDNNVIYKKGDDIYVQTNAKIQTITNELDVDIKPEN, from the coding sequence ATGAAATTTTTATTATCCGTATTAGGCAGTTTAAATGTATTTTCAATTTCAGCAGGAGCAATAACAACGCCTGTAAATAATAACATTGCAAAAATAAGTTTAAGTGACCAAGCTAATTTTACAAATATTAATGATTATTTAAATAGTATTTTATTACTATACTATTATACAGAATACCATGATTTTGTTGAAGAAGATGGATACTTAAAAGTATGTAATGTTGACTCATTTTCAATAAGTGATCCTAAATTCCTTGAAGATCCTATTATTACAAATACACCAGCAAAATACTCTCAAAAAACATTAGTTCATTCAGAAAATGATAACTTAAAAAATGATAGCGATGAACAACAAACAATGCAGTCTGCTAGTTTTTCAAAAACTTATATTGATTCACTTGCGTACAGTACTACAAAAACAGTTGGATTAGAACTACAAGCACCAATTAAATTTTTAAATACTAAATTGAATTTTACTTTTTCTTCAAATAAAACAACAACTAATACAACGCAAACTAAATTAACTGCACCTTCTCAAGGCATCAAAGTACCTGCTCATTCAAAAATGTCAGTAACATACAACATTTATGAACAAAATAAAATATATAACGAACTAATAAGTGGTAAATTAGATCCAGATACAATGATTCAAGCTAAATTCACTAATGATATGTCTATTTGATCAGGAAACTATCGAACTTATTCAATTAATGATTCAATTGGAAAAATTATGTCTTGTTTATATGATAATAATCTAGGACCAGATGATAATAATGTTATTTATAAAAAAGGCGATGATATTTATGTTCAAACAAATGCTAAAATTCAAACAATTACAAATGAACTTGATGTAGATATTAAACCAGAAAATTAA
- a CDS encoding M20 family metallopeptidase, with product MEINNRLLLEKYFTEALEKTKELIRIPSVLADPIGNMPFGKGVNDALDYILKLGNELGFQTYRDETNKYGFLEYGEGKELYVILCHLDVVPAGDMSEWVTNPFEPIEKDGKLIGRGSIDDKGPTMMNLYALKYLKDHNWKSDTYKIRMIFGLSEETTWECMEKYVADHGIASAGYVPDGLFPCVYAEKWINNMDVIANVPCDFEIKGGEAYNMICDKVSYKGPRIEEIKAKLDTMKDINTSINNDELIVKGKPGHASTPHVGVNAVSHLAFAMDEIGIKHPLIQFIAKEAHLNFNMSNIFENIADETGDLTQNIGIIDIKDKKGMFTFNFRIPVLSEPKAKFFPIIEEAFNKYGLEHSKQRIEDAVYFPKDGEVVKNIMQVYQEITGDMVSQPQAMGGGTYAKTMPNLIAFGAVMNLEDSPMHDYNEFATIEELQKMIKIYAKAITKLAK from the coding sequence ATGGAAATTAACAACAGATTATTATTAGAAAAATACTTTACAGAAGCTTTAGAAAAAACTAAAGAATTAATTAGAATACCATCAGTATTAGCAGATCCAATTGGAAATATGCCTTTTGGAAAAGGGGTTAATGATGCATTAGACTATATTTTAAAATTAGGAAATGAATTAGGTTTTCAAACATATCGTGATGAAACTAATAAATATGGTTTTTTAGAATATGGTGAAGGTAAAGAATTATATGTAATCTTGTGTCATTTAGATGTAGTTCCTGCTGGTGATATGTCAGAATGAGTTACTAATCCATTTGAACCAATTGAAAAAGATGGAAAACTAATTGGACGTGGTTCTATTGATGATAAAGGTCCAACAATGATGAATTTATATGCTCTTAAATATTTAAAAGATCATAATTGAAAATCAGATACTTATAAAATTAGAATGATTTTTGGGCTAAGTGAAGAAACTACATGAGAATGTATGGAAAAATATGTAGCTGATCATGGAATTGCATCAGCTGGTTATGTTCCTGATGGTTTATTCCCTTGTGTATATGCTGAAAAATGAATTAATAATATGGATGTCATTGCTAATGTACCTTGTGATTTTGAAATTAAAGGTGGAGAAGCTTATAACATGATTTGTGACAAGGTTTCTTACAAAGGACCTAGAATTGAAGAAATTAAAGCTAAATTAGATACAATGAAAGATATTAATACTTCAATTAATAATGATGAATTAATTGTTAAAGGAAAACCAGGTCACGCTTCTACTCCACATGTTGGAGTTAATGCTGTATCTCACCTAGCATTTGCTATGGATGAAATAGGTATTAAGCATCCCTTAATTCAATTTATCGCAAAAGAAGCTCATTTGAATTTTAATATGTCAAATATTTTTGAGAATATCGCTGATGAAACAGGTGATTTAACTCAAAATATTGGAATTATTGATATTAAAGATAAAAAAGGAATGTTTACATTCAATTTTAGAATACCTGTATTATCAGAACCTAAAGCTAAGTTCTTTCCAATTATTGAAGAAGCATTTAATAAGTACGGTTTAGAGCATAGTAAACAAAGAATTGAAGACGCTGTATACTTTCCAAAAGATGGAGAAGTTGTTAAAAACATTATGCAAGTTTATCAAGAAATTACTGGTGACATGGTTAGCCAACCTCAAGCAATGGGTGGTGGAACTTATGCTAAAACAATGCCTAACTTAATTGCTTTTGGTGCTGTTATGAATTTAGAAGATTCACCAATGCATGATTATAATGAGTTTGCTACTATTGAAGAGCTTCAAAAAATGATTAAAATATATGCTAAAGCAATAACTAAGTTGGCTAAATAA
- the rpmA gene encoding 50S ribosomal protein L27, with amino-acid sequence MRFILNLQFFASKKGVGSTKNGRDSESKRLGAKKADGQFANAGSIIFRQRGTKIHPGQNVGRGGDDTLFALVSGIVKYEKFGKGRTRVKVVAPAE; translated from the coding sequence ATGCGTTTTATATTAAATTTACAATTCTTCGCTTCTAAAAAAGGAGTAGGGTCAACTAAAAACGGTCGTGACTCAGAATCAAAACGTTTAGGAGCTAAAAAAGCTGATGGACAATTTGCAAACGCAGGTTCAATCATCTTTAGACAAAGAGGTACAAAAATTCACCCAGGTCAAAATGTTGGACGTGGTGGAGATGATACTTTATTTGCATTAGTATCAGGAATCGTTAAATATGAAAAATTTGGAAAAGGTCGTACAAGAGTTAAAGTTGTTGCTCCTGCTGAATAA
- a CDS encoding ribosomal-processing cysteine protease Prp codes for MIKVKIKNEGELLKQFEILGHAESGPYGQDLVCAAVSGIMFGALNALDIHFLKEVDLKVLENKIIITNNNLQNQSLQIMLKMLKIQLSTIQTQYKQFIEIMEVY; via the coding sequence ATGATTAAAGTCAAAATTAAAAATGAAGGTGAATTGTTAAAACAATTCGAAATATTAGGGCATGCTGAATCTGGACCTTACGGACAAGATCTTGTATGCGCAGCTGTTTCAGGAATTATGTTTGGAGCATTAAATGCTTTAGACATTCACTTTTTAAAAGAAGTTGATTTAAAAGTTTTAGAAAATAAGATTATTATTACAAATAACAATCTACAAAATCAATCTTTACAAATAATGTTGAAAATGTTAAAAATACAATTATCAACAATACAAACACAATACAAACAGTTTATAGAAATTATGGAGGTATACTAA
- the rplU gene encoding 50S ribosomal protein L21: protein MFAIIKTGGKQIKVEAGMEIFIEKLEGELNTEVTFEEVLMVDGKFGSPLVQGAKVTGTIVKQGKGKKIRVVRYHPKKNVNKVYGHRQPYTKVKIEKIEA, encoded by the coding sequence ATGTTCGCAATTATAAAAACAGGTGGAAAACAAATTAAAGTTGAAGCTGGAATGGAAATCTTTATCGAAAAATTAGAAGGTGAATTAAACACTGAAGTTACTTTCGAAGAGGTTTTAATGGTTGATGGAAAATTTGGTAGCCCATTAGTACAAGGTGCTAAAGTTACTGGTACAATCGTTAAACAAGGTAAAGGTAAAAAAATTCGTGTAGTTAGATACCACCCTAAGAAAAACGTTAATAAAGTTTATGGTCACAGACAACCATATACAAAAGTAAAAATTGAAAAAATTGAAGCTTAA